The stretch of DNA GAAGTCACGATGTTCGACCTTCTTCGTGCCGCTCTTCGTCAGAGGCCGAACTATATCCTTGTCGGAGAAATTCGTGGTTCTGAAGGAGCGGTCGCATTCGGTGCAATGCAGACCGGCCACCCTGTCATGAGCACTTTTCACGCGGCATCCGTCGAAAAACTGATACAGCGTCTCTGCAGTGATCCGATCAATATTCCAATGACTCACGTAGACAACCTGAACCTTGTCATTATCCAGAGTGCCGTTACAAGACCGAACGGTGATAAAGTCAGGAGGATGCTCAGCATCAACGAACTGGTAGGCTACGATCCGGATACAAAAGGGTTTTCATTCATCGCCATGTTTGTCTGGAACCCGACAACCGATGAATTTGAATTCCCCGGGAAAGGCAGCAGTTACCTGCTTGAAAACAAAATCGCAACGATGCTTGGTATACCTGAACATAAAAGATCTGAGATCTATTTTGAAGTCGAAAAAAGGGCACGAGTCCTCCAGAGACTGCATAAGGCAGGATATGTCGGTTTCTGGGATCTGTATCATATGATGACAAAAGTCAAAAAGCAGGGCCTTCTGAAGATCGATATTTAGGCAGCAGACATGTTCGAAAGCACTATAGAGAATCTCAGGGAAAAGAACGGGGGAAAACTGCCATTTGAAGATACTCTGGGAGATCTGTTCAAAAAAATAAAGGATATCAGGGATAACAAGCGGATGGGAAATGATCTCCTTTTCATGATCACTTATATGGCATCGATTATTCATGCCAATGTTTCAAGACCAGAGATTTTTGCATATACTGCCGAAAGAAAGGAATACCTGCCCTCAAAAGCTATGAAAAGAGTGGAGTGTTTTGTTAAAAGATGGAATTACAGTTATGCCGAGGCACTTCTTCTTGTAGCGGATCGTGTAAGAAACGAGATGCTCGAGAGTCTCTTTAACAGGTTCGGAAACTCCATCGAATCGGGTGTTCCTGATGAAGAATTCCTTACGTCAGAACTGGGAACTGTCAGAAACGTTTACAGGAATCATTTCGAACAGGGTATTGAGATGCTGAAAAAATGGGGCGATGCATATATCGCACTTATGCTTTCTGCAACCATTGTAAGCATTATTATCATGGTTTCTGTTGCGATCTACGCCCCGGACGATCTTGAATCTACCCTGAACTCGTCTTATTTCCTGACTGTAGGAGTCTCCGCCTTCGGCCTGATTACAATGTATAAATCAATCCCCGACGATCAGAAAGCACACGGACTTGAAGAAGGCGGCAGTTATGAACAAAACCTGATTGGAAAATTTGAAAGGATTATCATTCCGGTGACTCTCCTGATTTCAATTATAATGCTTTTCCTTGGCATCAATTTCGGTGTGATCTGCATCCTCGTCGGACTTATGCTCGGGCCGATTGGTTACCTTGGATTTAAAGACGATCAAAATATCATAGCAAGAGATGAAGATTTCACTGTCTTCATCAGGGGACTGGGAGCAATCATGGGGGGTATGGGCATGACCGTAGGACCTGCGATGTCAGAGGTCGACAGGAAATCACTTTCTGTACTCGGGCCGTTTATAGACGGAGTTTATTCAAAACTGAACCTGGGTCTTGATGAAAAACTAGTGTGGGCGAGATTTATAAAAG from Methanolacinia petrolearia DSM 11571 encodes:
- the flaJ gene encoding archaellar assembly protein FlaJ, with protein sequence MFESTIENLREKNGGKLPFEDTLGDLFKKIKDIRDNKRMGNDLLFMITYMASIIHANVSRPEIFAYTAERKEYLPSKAMKRVECFVKRWNYSYAEALLLVADRVRNEMLESLFNRFGNSIESGVPDEEFLTSELGTVRNVYRNHFEQGIEMLKKWGDAYIALMLSATIVSIIIMVSVAIYAPDDLESTLNSSYFLTVGVSAFGLITMYKSIPDDQKAHGLEEGGSYEQNLIGKFERIIIPVTLLISIIMLFLGINFGVICILVGLMLGPIGYLGFKDDQNIIARDEDFTVFIRGLGAIMGGMGMTVGPAMSEVDRKSLSVLGPFIDGVYSKLNLGLDEKLVWARFIKDCGSNLIYKYLGIFRDSVDLGAGPSEVSQIVSGSMLEQTLLRQKREMLATGFIVLLIPMHIAMIAIFTFLYSILITMSRAITSVMTTFSDTASALSSSTSSLGGSMVSSINIFTNFPEDKMQTFLIISIMIITISNILAGKIVKGGHRSMLYFFGSILIGLTGIIYIITPVVVAALFSIPGFEAI